A single genomic interval of Lactococcus sp. S-13 harbors:
- the greA gene encoding transcription elongation factor GreA: protein MEKTFPMTKEGLDKLKGELENLKLVKRPEVIDRIKVARSYGDLSENSEYEAAKDEQAFIEGRISTVETMIRYAEIVDNAKIAKDEVALGKKVTFIEEGETSEESYQIVGTAEADPFTGKISNESPIARVLIGKKVGDTVKVPLPVGEMTIKIVKVD from the coding sequence ATGGAAAAAACATTCCCAATGACCAAAGAAGGTCTTGATAAATTAAAAGGCGAACTTGAAAACCTCAAACTCGTAAAACGTCCAGAAGTTATTGACCGCATCAAAGTCGCACGTAGCTACGGTGACCTTTCTGAAAACTCAGAATACGAAGCAGCTAAAGATGAACAAGCTTTCATTGAAGGCCGTATTTCAACAGTTGAAACGATGATTCGCTACGCTGAAATCGTGGATAACGCAAAAATCGCCAAAGACGAAGTTGCGCTCGGTAAAAAAGTGACTTTCATTGAAGAAGGTGAAACGAGCGAAGAATCTTATCAAATCGTTGGTACGGCTGAAGCGGATCCATTCACAGGTAAAATTTCTAACGAATCACCAATTGCTCGTGTTTTGATTGGTAAAAAAGTTGGCGATACTGTAAAAGTTCCTTTGCCTGTCGGTGAAATGACGATTAAAATTGTCAAAGTTGACTAA
- a CDS encoding CtsR family transcriptional regulator, with product MPAQKNTSDIIEAYLRQLLEEAQEIEIKRADLANQFDVVPSQINYVIKTRFTASKGFDVESKRGGGGYIKIVKYQYSARHEFLTALYQKIPANLSSKAAHDIIQLLFDEKVLTEREGNLLLLVITDGIISPFTRATMMKSILNRLDRDDEI from the coding sequence ATGCCAGCTCAAAAAAATACATCTGATATTATTGAGGCTTACCTGAGACAGTTGTTGGAAGAAGCACAAGAAATCGAAATCAAACGGGCAGATTTGGCAAATCAATTTGATGTAGTGCCTAGCCAAATCAATTATGTGATTAAGACAAGGTTTACAGCATCAAAAGGTTTTGACGTTGAATCTAAGCGTGGCGGTGGCGGATATATTAAGATTGTGAAGTATCAATATTCAGCGCGCCATGAATTTCTGACCGCTTTGTATCAAAAAATTCCAGCCAATCTCTCAAGCAAGGCGGCTCATGACATCATTCAGCTTCTTTTTGACGAGAAAGTACTGACGGAACGTGAAGGAAATTTACTTTTGTTAGTGATTACTGACGGAATTATTAGCCCCTTTACACGTGCTACAATGATGAAAAGTATCTTAAACAGATTGGATCGTGATGATGAAATTTGA
- the eno gene encoding surface-displayed alpha-enolase — MSIITDIYAREVLDSRGNPTLEVEVYTEDGAFGRGMVPSGASTGEHEAVELRDGDKSRYNGLGTQKAVDNVNNIIAEAIIGYEVTDQQAIDRAMIALDGTENKGKLGANAILGVSIAAARAAADELGVPLYNYLGGFNAKVLPTPMMNIINGGSHSDAPIAFQEFMIVPVGAPTFKEALRWGAEIFHALKKILKERGLETAVGDEGGFAPKFEGTEDGVETILKAIEAAGYKAGEDGVMIGFDCASSEFYADGVYDYAKFEGEGGKKLSAAEQVDYLEELVSKYPIITIEDGMDENDWDGWKLLTERLGKKVQLVGDDFFVTNTKYLERGIRENASNAILIKVNQIGTLTETFEAIEMAKEAGFTAIVSHRSGETEDSTISDIAVATNAGQIKTGSLSRTDRMAKYNQLLRIEDQLAEVATYKGLQAFYNLKK; from the coding sequence ATGTCAATTATTACTGATATTTATGCTCGCGAAGTCCTTGACTCACGCGGTAACCCAACACTTGAAGTTGAAGTTTACACTGAAGACGGTGCATTCGGACGTGGAATGGTACCTTCAGGTGCTTCTACAGGTGAACACGAAGCGGTTGAACTTCGTGACGGCGACAAATCTCGCTACAACGGACTTGGTACTCAAAAAGCTGTTGACAACGTAAACAACATCATCGCTGAAGCTATCATCGGTTATGAAGTTACTGACCAACAAGCTATTGACCGTGCAATGATCGCTCTTGACGGTACTGAAAACAAAGGTAAATTGGGCGCTAACGCTATCCTTGGTGTTTCTATCGCTGCTGCTCGTGCTGCTGCTGATGAACTTGGTGTTCCACTTTACAACTACCTTGGCGGATTCAACGCTAAAGTATTGCCAACTCCAATGATGAACATCATCAATGGTGGTTCTCACTCAGACGCTCCTATCGCTTTCCAAGAATTCATGATCGTACCAGTTGGTGCTCCTACATTCAAAGAAGCTCTTCGTTGGGGTGCTGAAATCTTCCACGCGCTTAAGAAAATCCTTAAAGAACGTGGACTTGAAACTGCTGTCGGTGACGAAGGCGGATTCGCTCCTAAATTTGAAGGAACTGAAGATGGTGTAGAAACTATCCTTAAAGCAATCGAAGCAGCTGGTTACAAAGCTGGTGAAGATGGCGTTATGATCGGTTTCGACTGTGCATCATCAGAATTCTATGCAGATGGCGTTTACGACTATGCTAAATTCGAAGGTGAAGGCGGTAAAAAACTTTCAGCTGCTGAACAAGTTGACTACCTTGAAGAACTCGTTTCTAAATACCCAATCATCACTATCGAAGATGGTATGGACGAAAACGACTGGGATGGATGGAAACTCCTCACAGAACGTCTTGGTAAAAAAGTTCAACTCGTTGGTGACGACTTCTTCGTTACAAACACTAAATACCTTGAACGTGGTATCCGTGAAAATGCTTCAAACGCTATCTTGATCAAAGTTAACCAAATCGGTACTTTGACAGAAACTTTCGAAGCTATTGAAATGGCTAAAGAAGCTGGTTTCACAGCAATCGTTTCTCACCGTTCAGGTGAAACTGAAGATTCAACAATCTCAGACATCGCTGTTGCAACTAACGCTGGTCAAATCAAAACTGGTTCACTTTCACGTACAGACCGTATGGCTAAATACAACCAATTGCTTCGTATCGAAGACCAATTGGCTGAAGTGGCTACATACAAAGGTCTCCAAGCATTCTACAACCTTAAAAAATAA
- a CDS encoding ATP-dependent Clp protease ATP-binding subunit, with amino-acid sequence MKFEKLNYTSTIERILEKATEYAYQYQYGAIESAHLLAAMTTVSGSIAYSLLAGANVDSADLLIDLEDLSSHVSTARKDLEFSPRAKEVLELARVLALHNEAKILGTEHLLYALLQIEDGFALQLLKLQKINIVSLRKELEKRTGLKTPETKKAVTPMSKRNLSKRVSATSTTPTLDSVSSDLTEAARAGKLDPMIGREAEVDRLIHILSRRTKNNPVLVGEPGVGKSAIIEGFAQRIVKGQVPIGLMNSRIMALNMATVVAGTKFRGEFEDRLTAIVEEVSSDPNVIIFIDELHTIIGAGGGMDSVNDAANILKPALARGDFQMVGATTYHEYQKYIEKDEALERRLARINVDEPSADEAIAILQGLREKFEDYHHVLFTDEAIKSAVTLSIRYMTSRRLPDKAIDLLDEAAASVKISVKNQETKRIELEEELEKAQKDLSDAVVQLDIKKSREKEKVAKKLADKLAKFSVRSDKAQEVTDQAVIAVASTLTGIPITQMTKSESDRLINLEKELHKRVVGQEEAISAVSRAIRRARSGVSDNRRPMGSFMFLGPTGVGKTELAKALADSVFGSEDNMIRVDMSEFMEKHSTSRLIGAPPGYVGYDEGGQLTERVRNKPYSVVLLDEVEKAHPDVFNIMLQILDDGFVTDTKGRKVDFRNTIIIMTSNLGATALRDDKTVGFGAKDITADYAAMKSRILEELKRHYRPEFLNRIDETIVFHSLDAQEIEQIVKIMSKSLIKRLAEQNIQIKLTSAATKLIAEVGFDAEYGARPLRKALQREVEDLLSEQLLAGEIKAGDQISIGTSNKKIKITQII; translated from the coding sequence ATGAAATTTGAAAAATTAAATTATACCTCAACCATAGAACGAATTTTAGAAAAAGCAACAGAATACGCTTATCAGTACCAATATGGTGCTATTGAGAGCGCCCATCTTTTAGCAGCAATGACCACCGTTTCAGGCTCAATTGCTTACAGCTTGCTTGCTGGAGCAAATGTTGATTCAGCAGATTTATTGATTGATTTGGAAGACTTATCCAGTCATGTCAGCACTGCACGCAAAGATTTGGAATTCTCACCAAGAGCCAAAGAAGTTCTTGAATTAGCAAGAGTTTTAGCCCTCCACAACGAAGCAAAAATTTTGGGAACAGAGCATTTATTATATGCATTGCTTCAAATCGAAGATGGCTTTGCCCTACAATTATTGAAATTACAAAAAATCAATATTGTTTCTCTGCGCAAAGAGCTTGAAAAACGCACTGGTCTGAAGACACCTGAAACGAAAAAGGCAGTCACACCAATGTCCAAGCGTAATCTCTCCAAGCGAGTATCAGCGACAAGTACGACACCAACTTTGGATTCAGTTTCGTCAGATTTGACCGAAGCAGCCCGAGCAGGAAAGCTTGATCCAATGATTGGACGTGAAGCTGAGGTTGATCGTTTGATTCACATTCTCAGTCGCCGAACTAAAAATAATCCTGTTTTGGTTGGTGAACCGGGAGTTGGGAAATCAGCAATTATTGAAGGCTTCGCTCAAAGAATAGTTAAAGGTCAAGTTCCAATCGGTTTGATGAATAGTCGAATCATGGCACTCAATATGGCCACAGTTGTCGCAGGAACCAAATTCCGTGGTGAATTTGAAGATCGTTTGACAGCGATTGTTGAAGAAGTGAGCAGCGATCCCAACGTGATTATCTTTATTGACGAACTTCATACCATCATTGGTGCTGGTGGCGGAATGGATTCTGTCAATGACGCAGCAAATATTTTAAAACCCGCTCTTGCGCGTGGTGATTTCCAAATGGTCGGTGCGACAACCTATCACGAATATCAAAAATATATTGAAAAAGACGAAGCTTTAGAACGTCGCTTGGCAAGAATCAATGTGGATGAACCAAGTGCAGACGAAGCGATTGCTATCTTGCAAGGATTACGTGAAAAATTTGAAGACTATCACCACGTTCTCTTTACTGATGAAGCAATCAAAAGTGCAGTGACGTTAAGCATTCGCTACATGACCAGCCGTCGTCTACCAGATAAAGCAATTGATTTATTAGATGAGGCAGCAGCTTCTGTCAAAATTTCAGTGAAAAATCAAGAAACAAAACGCATCGAACTCGAAGAAGAATTGGAAAAGGCCCAAAAGGACTTATCCGATGCTGTCGTTCAATTGGACATCAAAAAATCGCGAGAAAAAGAAAAAGTAGCCAAGAAACTGGCCGATAAACTTGCTAAATTTTCCGTTCGCTCAGATAAAGCACAAGAAGTGACCGATCAAGCCGTCATTGCTGTTGCTTCCACATTGACAGGTATTCCAATTACCCAAATGACTAAATCAGAAAGTGATCGTTTGATCAATTTGGAAAAAGAATTGCACAAACGTGTCGTCGGGCAAGAAGAAGCAATTTCAGCAGTATCAAGAGCAATTCGACGAGCTCGTTCAGGTGTTTCTGATAACCGTCGTCCAATGGGTTCATTTATGTTTTTAGGCCCTACCGGAGTAGGTAAAACTGAACTTGCAAAAGCACTTGCCGATAGTGTTTTTGGTAGCGAAGATAATATGATTCGGGTCGATATGAGTGAATTTATGGAAAAACATTCCACTTCACGTTTGATTGGAGCACCTCCAGGATATGTCGGTTACGATGAAGGAGGACAGTTAACCGAGCGCGTTCGTAACAAACCCTACTCAGTAGTTCTTCTTGATGAAGTCGAAAAAGCTCACCCCGATGTCTTTAATATTATGTTACAAATTCTTGATGATGGTTTTGTGACGGATACTAAAGGACGCAAAGTTGACTTTAGAAATACTATTATCATTATGACTTCAAACCTTGGTGCAACAGCACTTCGGGATGATAAAACTGTTGGTTTTGGCGCGAAAGATATCACGGCGGACTATGCAGCTATGAAATCAAGAATCCTGGAAGAACTTAAACGCCATTATCGTCCCGAGTTCCTCAATCGGATTGACGAAACAATTGTTTTCCACTCATTAGACGCGCAAGAAATTGAGCAAATTGTGAAAATTATGAGTAAATCTCTCATCAAACGTTTAGCAGAACAAAATATTCAGATTAAACTTACTTCAGCAGCGACAAAACTTATTGCTGAGGTTGGATTCGATGCAGAATATGGCGCAAGACCCTTGCGTAAAGCTTTACAAAGAGAGGTTGAAGACCTCTTGAGTGAACAATTGCTCGCTGGTGAAATCAAGGCTGGCGATCAAATCTCTATTGGAACTTCTAATAAAAAAATTAAAATCACACAAATTATTTGA
- a CDS encoding adenine phosphoribosyltransferase, whose product MELKDYIATIENYPKEGVVFRDISPLMADGNAYNYAATEIVQYARDKEIDMVVGPEARGFIIGCPVAFALGVGFAPVRKPGKLPREVIEATYEKEYGTDTLTMHSDSIKPGQRVLIVDDLLATGGTIAATIELVEKMGGIVVGCAFLIELDDLKGREKIGNYDYKVLMHY is encoded by the coding sequence ATGGAATTAAAAGATTATATCGCTACAATTGAAAATTATCCAAAAGAAGGCGTTGTTTTTCGTGATATCAGTCCCTTGATGGCTGACGGAAATGCCTATAATTACGCAGCCACAGAAATTGTCCAATATGCCAGAGATAAAGAGATTGACATGGTTGTCGGCCCTGAAGCCCGCGGATTTATCATTGGTTGTCCCGTTGCTTTTGCGCTCGGTGTTGGATTTGCACCCGTCCGCAAACCAGGCAAACTTCCTCGTGAAGTCATCGAAGCAACTTATGAAAAAGAATATGGTACAGATACACTTACCATGCACTCTGACAGCATCAAACCCGGTCAACGTGTCTTGATTGTTGATGACTTGCTTGCCACAGGTGGAACAATTGCAGCAACCATTGAACTCGTTGAAAAAATGGGCGGAATCGTTGTTGGATGTGCTTTCCTTATCGAACTTGACGACCTCAAAGGACGTGAAAAAATTGGAAATTATGACTATAAAGTCTTAATGCACTACTAA
- the mltG gene encoding endolytic transglycosylase MltG gives MVDKNTTEFSRESFKEKILRQLEEESAKKLETKFPALDSRQQDEKSAPSIEYRRSAETPKVESRKVEPRKVELEPFELPVFDFPKDEEDEISPNSGVRESTTSEGSLQKKLEAMTLEAMKAQAGVHYSRTQARKQIETLRRQAEENSRVGETKTDSAAEISRENSLQKESLSSAQAAFETAENDSFPEVDAVKENSRRQTSSKSTRSPRTVNMTTKGKKNPKDKKKKRVTAGKIIAVIVVLLILVIGGTGWYGYNYVKSGVEPLDKNNQTMKAIDIPAGSSSKQIGEILQRDGIIKNGMIFQYYTKFKNYTEFKSGYYNLAPNMSLSTIASKLEKGGTEKPVAPTLGKILIPEGYTLEQISKAITINSQEKKAKTPFTTAEFMKTVQDPAFIAKMAAAYPNLFASLPTKESGVKYQLEGYLFPATYDYTKSSTVESVIENMIAAMNAQLTPYYDTIASKNLSVNEVLSLAALVEKEANNDDDRRNVSGTFFNRMNAGMDLGSNSAVLYAQGQLGEKTTLEQDATIDTNLDSPYNLYLNTGFGPGPIDSPSLSSIEAVLKPTDNDYLYFVADVTTGKVYFAQTLDEQNANVQKYVNDKINK, from the coding sequence TTGGTTGATAAAAATACTACCGAATTTTCCCGTGAAAGTTTTAAAGAAAAAATCTTACGACAACTCGAAGAAGAATCGGCAAAAAAACTAGAAACCAAGTTTCCAGCACTTGATAGTCGCCAACAAGATGAAAAATCAGCTCCTTCTATAGAATATAGACGAAGTGCAGAAACGCCCAAGGTGGAATCACGTAAAGTTGAACCACGAAAAGTAGAGCTTGAACCCTTTGAACTCCCTGTTTTTGATTTTCCCAAAGATGAGGAAGACGAAATCAGCCCAAATTCAGGAGTTAGAGAAAGTACAACTTCTGAAGGTTCCTTGCAAAAGAAACTAGAAGCTATGACTTTAGAAGCCATGAAGGCGCAAGCAGGCGTTCATTATTCTAGAACACAAGCCCGCAAGCAAATTGAAACCCTTCGTCGCCAAGCCGAAGAAAACAGCCGTGTGGGTGAAACTAAGACTGACAGTGCAGCTGAAATTTCTAGAGAAAATTCGCTTCAAAAAGAAAGCCTCAGCTCAGCTCAAGCTGCTTTTGAAACGGCCGAAAATGATTCTTTTCCAGAAGTCGACGCAGTGAAAGAAAATTCACGCCGTCAAACTTCGTCAAAAAGTACTCGTTCGCCTCGAACAGTAAATATGACCACCAAGGGAAAGAAAAATCCAAAAGATAAGAAGAAAAAACGCGTCACAGCTGGTAAAATTATCGCTGTTATTGTCGTGCTTTTGATTTTGGTTATCGGTGGTACAGGCTGGTATGGCTATAACTACGTGAAATCAGGCGTTGAACCCTTAGATAAAAATAATCAAACGATGAAAGCCATTGATATTCCAGCAGGCTCCAGTAGCAAGCAGATTGGTGAAATCTTACAGCGCGATGGAATCATCAAAAATGGAATGATTTTCCAGTACTATACAAAATTTAAAAATTACACAGAATTCAAGAGCGGCTATTATAACCTTGCCCCCAATATGAGCTTGTCAACGATTGCCTCAAAATTGGAAAAAGGGGGAACAGAAAAACCAGTTGCTCCGACATTAGGTAAAATTTTGATTCCAGAAGGTTATACTTTGGAGCAAATTTCTAAAGCCATAACAATCAACAGCCAAGAGAAAAAAGCAAAAACACCATTTACAACGGCAGAATTTATGAAAACGGTACAAGACCCAGCTTTCATTGCCAAAATGGCTGCTGCTTATCCTAACCTCTTTGCGAGCTTACCCACAAAAGAATCTGGCGTAAAATACCAGTTAGAAGGCTATCTTTTCCCAGCGACGTATGATTACACCAAATCATCAACGGTTGAGAGCGTCATTGAGAATATGATTGCAGCAATGAATGCCCAATTAACACCTTACTATGATACAATAGCTTCTAAAAATCTTTCTGTAAATGAAGTATTGAGTCTGGCTGCATTAGTTGAAAAAGAAGCCAATAATGATGACGATCGTCGTAATGTATCTGGAACCTTCTTCAATCGTATGAATGCAGGAATGGATTTGGGATCGAATTCAGCTGTTTTATATGCCCAAGGTCAACTTGGTGAAAAAACAACGCTGGAACAAGATGCAACAATTGATACCAATCTTGATTCACCTTACAATCTTTATTTGAATACAGGATTTGGTCCTGGACCGATTGATAGCCCGAGTCTGTCGTCGATTGAAGCAGTGCTCAAGCCAACGGATAATGATTATCTTTACTTTGTTGCCGATGTGACAACAGGAAAAGTTTATTTTGCCCAAACTCTGGATGAGCAAAATGCCAACGTTCAAAAGTATGTTAATGATAAGATTAATAAATAG
- the hpf gene encoding ribosome hibernation-promoting factor, HPF/YfiA family, whose protein sequence is MIKFNIRGENVEVTDAIRAYVEDKIGKLDKYFNDGHEVTAYVNLKVYTEKRAKVEVTLPAKNITLRAEDTSQEMYSSIDFVEEKLERQIRKYKTRMNRKPRNSVPTGQAFNDEFAPLDKADEVAEDHVSIVRTKHVALKPMDAEEAVLQMDMLGHDFYVFTDADTNDTHVVYRREDGRYGLIETE, encoded by the coding sequence ATGATCAAATTTAATATCCGTGGCGAAAACGTCGAAGTTACCGATGCAATCCGCGCTTATGTTGAAGACAAAATCGGAAAACTCGATAAATATTTCAACGATGGTCATGAAGTGACAGCCTATGTTAATCTTAAAGTTTACACTGAAAAACGTGCTAAAGTTGAAGTAACACTTCCAGCTAAAAATATCACCTTACGTGCAGAGGACACTTCACAAGAAATGTATTCCTCAATTGATTTTGTCGAAGAAAAACTTGAACGTCAAATTCGCAAATATAAAACACGCATGAACCGTAAACCTCGTAACTCTGTTCCAACTGGTCAAGCTTTCAATGATGAGTTTGCACCACTTGATAAAGCGGATGAAGTGGCAGAAGATCACGTTTCAATCGTTCGGACAAAACACGTTGCTTTGAAACCAATGGATGCTGAAGAAGCAGTCCTCCAAATGGATATGCTTGGGCATGATTTCTATGTTTTTACAGATGCTGATACGAATGATACACACGTTGTATACCGCCGTGAAGACGGTCGCTATGGCTTGATTGAAACAGAATAA
- the rpoE gene encoding DNA-directed RNA polymerase subunit delta produces MKITALEGQKISELSMIEVAHALLEQNGKEMPFSDIIKAIQTYLEKSDDEIKANISRFYTEINTDGSFIPLGNNVWALRSWYAIDEIDEEVIALDEIEDDEEEKPAKKRSKVNVFGIEDEIDPEDEESSKTTEDDMTYDAQAEDEDKDDVAAYDAELAEVELDNVDEDVEIDVEDDDDDSDDTDED; encoded by the coding sequence TTGAAAATTACAGCCTTAGAAGGACAAAAAATCTCAGAACTTTCAATGATTGAAGTTGCCCACGCTTTGTTGGAACAAAACGGCAAAGAAATGCCTTTTTCTGACATCATCAAAGCAATTCAAACTTACTTGGAAAAATCAGACGATGAAATCAAAGCTAATATTTCCCGTTTTTATACTGAAATCAATACTGACGGAAGCTTTATTCCTTTAGGAAATAACGTTTGGGCGCTTCGCTCATGGTACGCCATCGATGAAATCGACGAAGAAGTCATTGCCCTTGACGAAATCGAAGATGATGAAGAAGAAAAACCAGCTAAAAAACGCAGCAAAGTTAACGTTTTTGGTATTGAAGACGAGATCGACCCAGAAGATGAAGAAAGCTCAAAAACAACAGAAGACGACATGACTTATGACGCCCAAGCGGAAGATGAAGACAAAGATGACGTTGCTGCTTACGATGCTGAACTTGCTGAGGTTGAACTTGACAATGTAGATGAAGATGTCGAAATCGACGTTGAAGACGATGACGATGATTCAGACGACACTGATGAAGACTAA